From the Acidimicrobiia bacterium genome, the window AGGATCGCTGCGATGATCGCCGCAGCGTTCACCAGCAGCCAACGGCGGACCCGCTTCCTGACGAGCAGCCCGACGTTCGTCGCCAGGATCGTCACCGCGATGGCGACCCCGACGATGATCTCGATGGCGACCGGCACGTACTCCGGGAACGAGGCTTGCAGGGTCGTGATGTCGCGGCGCAGCCCGAGCAGCGCGTTCTCGAACACGACGAGGAGCTGGACTCCGAGCGTGGTCAGGACGAGCCCGACCACGAGCCGGAAGACGAACAATGGAGAGCGAACCAGCGGCGCCTTTTCCATCTCGTCCTCCACTTGGGGTAGGTGACGACAGCACGGCTGCGCCGGTCCCGCATGTATCGTATCGCCCGATGGCCCAGCACCGCTTGTCGAGGCCGTCGATCTCGGAGACCGCGACGTCGATCGTCGCTGTCATCGTCGTCGGCGGAGCCGCGCTACTTGCCACCGTTCCGCCGGCGGCGTGGGAGCTCGATGTGTTCGAGGCCGTGAACGGTCTCCCGAACGTGTCGTCGTTGGCGTGGTGGCCGGTCATGCAGCTCGGCAGCCTGGGGGGCGCCGTGCTGTGCGTCTTGGCGGTCGCCGCGTGGCGAGGACGACGACTTGCGGGCGCATACGCCCTCGCAGCCGGCCTCGCCTGGCTGGCGGCCCAGGCGCTCAAGATCGGCGCCGGCAGGTCACGGCCTGCAGAGCTCGCAGTGGCGACGATCGTGCGGGGAGCCGAGGCCGTCGGGGAGGGCTTCCCTTCCGGGCACGCCGCGGTTGCATTCGCGGCGGCAACGATCATCGCCTTCGAGCTTCGCGGATGGTGGCGTGCGATTCCGCTCCTCCTCGCCGTCACCGTGGCGGCGACGCGCCTCTATGTAGGCGCCCACCTGCCGCTCGACGTCTTCGGCGGCGCTGCCCTCGGCCTGGCGCTCGGGCTCATCGTGCACATGTCCGGCGCTCCGCACCTGAGAGGAACGTCGACGACCGGACCGCGGTAGCCTCCCGCCGGTGAGTGACCCCGCCAAGCCGATCCGTCCAGACCTGTCCCCGTTCGCGGGCGATTGGCGCGGGACGTGGAAGACGTGGATCGAGCCGGATGTGCTCCACGACGAGTCGCCGATCGAGGCGGTCGTCACTCCGCTCATCGAAGGCCGGGACATCACGGTGGTGTACACCGCCTCCATCGGGGCCGACGCCGTCGAGGGTTTCGTCCTCGCCGGCCCCCTCCAACACGGCGGGGTCCACGTGGCGTGGGTCGACAGCTGGCACACGAGTGGTCTGGTCCAAGCGGGAGACGGTCACGTG encodes:
- a CDS encoding phosphatase PAP2 family protein produces the protein MAQHRLSRPSISETATSIVAVIVVGGAALLATVPPAAWELDVFEAVNGLPNVSSLAWWPVMQLGSLGGAVLCVLAVAAWRGRRLAGAYALAAGLAWLAAQALKIGAGRSRPAELAVATIVRGAEAVGEGFPSGHAAVAFAAATIIAFELRGWWRAIPLLLAVTVAATRLYVGAHLPLDVFGGAALGLALGLIVHMSGAPHLRGTSTTGPR
- a CDS encoding DUF1579 family protein, with the protein product MSDPAKPIRPDLSPFAGDWRGTWKTWIEPDVLHDESPIEAVVTPLIEGRDITVVYTASIGADAVEGFVLAGPLQHGGVHVAWVDSWHTSGLVQAGDGHVTPDGFAASVAYSYDGQAWTWSSEYSVDSNRLVIRHYNEGPGCPRYLGVEAVLERITAS